One part of the Lotus japonicus ecotype B-129 chromosome 2, LjGifu_v1.2 genome encodes these proteins:
- the LOC130736914 gene encoding uncharacterized protein LOC130736914: MLLKEALAKKQGQQEHLIELNKDEEEEDRLQEIVSIKSGKISISSSGASSAAPKKPNVKGPLDLHFMRDPETSLNLTKAKKQTSMIDACNKKARARTIQYIARFFIRNSIPFNVVRSKSFKLMLEVVGNYGPHLRAPSYHEMRVPLLKKELEYTQNLMKQNVVERAKYGCSIMSDAWTDRKQRTLINFLVNSPAGSMFVRSVDGSSYMKTGEKLFTLLDSLVEEIGEKNVVQVVTDNGSNYVLAEEIGKLKRVQKTIKRGISLVDFFYNHTLALNIMRKYTNKSELVRHGVTRFATTFLTLRRLYTQRNNLRKMFTSDDWTKTTLAKVTKGKGAANVVLMNTFWNDVAYCLRSMGPLVHVLRLVDNERKLAMGHIYEAMDRAKEAIKSGFKGNESKYKAIWAIIDKRC; this comes from the exons ATGTTGTTGAAGGAAGCTCTTGCTAAGAAACAAGGGCAACAAGAACACTTGATTGAATTGAATaaagatgaagaggaggaagatcgGTTGCAAGAAATTGTGTCAATTAAAAGTGGGAAAATATCTATAAGTTCAAGTGGGGCTTCCTCTGCTGCTCCTAAAAAGCCAAATGTTAAAGGCCCCTTGGATTTACATTTTATGAGAGATCCGGAGACAAGCTTGAATTTGACAAAAGCTAAGAAGCAAACAAGCATGATTGATGCATGTAATAAAAAAGCTAGAGCAAGGACAATCCAATATATTGCTAGATTCTTTATTCGGAATAGCATTCCATTCAATGTTGTGCGATCAAAGAGCTTCAAGTTGATGCTTGAGGTTGTTGGAAACTATGGCCCTCACTTGAGAGCTCCAAGCTACCATGAGATGAGAGTTCCCCTCCTCAAAAAAGAGTTGGAATACACCCAAAACTTGATGAAGCAAAATGTGGTAGAGAGGGCAAAGTATGGTTGCTCGATTATGTCCGATGCTTGGACGGATAGGAAGCAAAGGACTTTGATAAATTTTCTAGTGAATAGCCCAGCTGGATCTATGTTTGTCAGGAGTGTTGATGGATCTTCATACATGAAGACTGGAGAAAAGTTATTCACTCTTTTGGACAGCCTTGTTGAGGAGATTGGTGAGAAGAATGTTGTGCAAGTGGTGACTGACAACGGAAGCAATTATGTATTGGCCG AAGAAATTGGCAAGCTTAAAAGAGTTCAAAAGACCATCAAAAGGGGTATAAGTCTTGTTGATTTTTTCTATAATCACACTTTGGCATTGAACATCATGAGAAAGTACACCAACAAATCAGAATTGGTTAGACATGGAGTTACAAGATTTGCCACCACATTTCTCACTTTGCGAAGGTTGTACACTCAAAGAAACAACCTTAGAAAGATGTtcacttccgatgattggacaAAGACTACCTTGGCTAAAGTCACTAAGGGGAAAGGGGCAGCAAATGTGGTTCTCATGAACACATTTTGGAATGACGTTGCTTATTGTCTTAGGTCTATGGGGCCATTGGTGCATGTCCTAAGGCTTGTTGATAATGAAAGGAAGCTGGCAATGGGTCACATATATGAAGCTATGGATAGGGCTAAGGAGGCTATTAAAAGTGGttttaaaggaaatgaaagcAAGTACAAGGCGATTTGGGCAATAATTGACAAAAGGTGTTAA
- the LOC130735585 gene encoding F-box protein PP2-B11-like, which translates to MELPQECVAEILRRTTPLDVARNSVVSKIFCSAAESDTIWNHFLPSDYHSIICQSPSLANAPSKKALYLALSDNPVIIDQGKKSIQLDRKTGKKCYMLAAKALRISKGDDERYCGWVTLPESRFEEVVKLEVAKHNVAFWYDICGKINTIDLSPNTQYAVFLVFKMITDHGGPIHVILSINNFGGPIWKKVVCLYKKLKPKCMTKVIEGPDVRSDGLLEIEMGEFFNSGLEDGEVEMGVMISKFYFWEGSFYLEGIEVRPKI; encoded by the exons ATGGAGTTACCGCAAGAATGCGTTGCTGAGATACTGCGCCGCACTACTCCATTGGATGTCGCCAGGAACTCCGTCGTTTCCAAGATCTTCTGCTCCGCCGCTGAATCTGACACTATTTGGAATCATTTTCTCCCTTCTGATTATCATTCAATCATTTGTCAATCTCCTTCATTGGCCAACGCTCCTTCAAAGAAAGCTCTCTATCTCGCTCTCTCAGACAACCCTGTCATCATCGATCAGGGGAAAAAG AGCATTCAATTGGACAGGAAGACTGGGAAGAAATGTTACATGCTTGCTGCCAAAGCTCTCCGAATTTCTAAGGGTGACGATGAACGTTACTGCGGCTGGGTCACCCTCCCAGAGTCTAG GTTCGAAGAAGTTGTCAAGCTTGAAGTTGCCAAGCATAATGTTGCGTTCTGGTATGATATTTGTGGGAAGATAAATACTATTGATTTGTCTCCAAACACTCAATATGCAGTTTTTCTTGTATTTAAAATGATCACTGATCATGGAGGCCCTATACATGTGATATTATCAATTAACAATTTTGGAGGCCCTATTTGGAAGAAGGTGGTTTGTTTGTACAAGAAGTTAAAACCGAAGTGTATGACCAAAGTAATTGAGGGTCCAGATGTGAGAAGTGATGGCTTGTTGGAGATTGAGATGGGGGAGTTCTTCAATTCAGGCCTAGAAGATGGTGAAGTGGAGATGGGGGTTATGATATCaaagttttatttttgggaGGGCAGTTTTTATCTTGAAGGAATAGAAGTTAGGCCTAAGATATAG